A genomic region of Bradyrhizobium sp. ORS 278 contains the following coding sequences:
- a CDS encoding FAD-linked oxidase C-terminal domain-containing protein, with amino-acid sequence MAIMMPEADQAVLARRGDIVAALRAIVPGEGVIDSAAEMLPYESDGLMAYRQPPMVVVLPETTAQVSQVLRYCHGQGIKVVPRGSGTSLSGGALPLADGVLLGLGKFKRIREIDFDNRVVVTEPGVTNLAISQAVAHAGFYYAPDPSSQIACSIGGNVAENSGGVHCLKYGMTTNNVLGCELVLMNGEVLRIGGKCTENAGYDLMGLITGSEGLLGVVTEVTVRILQKPETARALMVGFTQVEAAGECVARIIGAGIIPGGMEMMDKPAIHAAEAFVHAGYPLDVEALLIIELDGPGVEVDELISRVEAIANGCGSTTCRISTSEAERNLFWAGRKAAFPAVGRISPDYLCMDGTIPRGALPKALARIRELSEKYQLGCANVFHAGDGNLHPLILYDANKPGEMERAEAFGADILRCCVELGGVLTGEHGVGIEKRDLMPDMFTEIDLNQQQRVKCAFDHLGLLNPGKVFPTLHRCAELGRMHVHAGKLAFPDLPRF; translated from the coding sequence ATGGCCATCATGATGCCGGAAGCTGATCAGGCGGTGCTGGCGCGCCGCGGCGACATCGTCGCTGCACTGCGCGCGATCGTGCCGGGCGAGGGCGTCATCGACAGTGCCGCCGAGATGCTGCCCTATGAGTCCGACGGATTGATGGCCTATCGCCAGCCGCCGATGGTCGTGGTGCTGCCGGAGACCACGGCACAGGTTTCGCAGGTTCTGAGATATTGCCACGGCCAAGGCATCAAGGTGGTTCCGCGCGGCTCCGGAACCTCGCTGTCCGGCGGTGCCTTGCCGCTGGCTGATGGCGTGCTGCTTGGGCTGGGCAAGTTCAAGCGCATCCGCGAGATCGACTTCGATAACCGCGTCGTCGTCACCGAGCCTGGAGTCACCAACCTCGCCATCAGCCAGGCGGTGGCGCATGCCGGCTTCTACTACGCGCCCGACCCGTCGTCGCAGATCGCCTGCTCGATCGGCGGCAATGTCGCGGAGAATTCCGGCGGCGTGCACTGCCTGAAATACGGCATGACCACCAACAACGTGCTCGGCTGCGAGCTCGTGCTGATGAATGGCGAGGTGTTGCGCATCGGAGGCAAGTGCACGGAGAATGCCGGCTATGATCTGATGGGCCTGATCACCGGCTCGGAGGGGCTGCTCGGCGTGGTCACCGAGGTCACCGTGCGCATCCTGCAAAAACCGGAGACGGCGCGCGCGCTGATGGTCGGCTTCACGCAAGTCGAGGCCGCCGGCGAATGCGTCGCGCGCATCATCGGCGCCGGCATCATCCCCGGCGGCATGGAGATGATGGACAAGCCGGCGATCCACGCCGCCGAGGCCTTCGTCCATGCCGGCTATCCGCTCGACGTCGAGGCGCTCTTGATCATCGAGCTCGACGGCCCCGGCGTCGAGGTCGACGAGCTGATCAGTCGCGTCGAGGCCATCGCCAACGGCTGCGGCTCGACCACCTGCCGGATCTCCACCTCCGAGGCCGAGCGCAACCTGTTCTGGGCCGGCCGCAAGGCGGCGTTCCCCGCGGTCGGGCGCATCTCGCCGGACTATCTCTGCATGGACGGCACCATCCCGCGCGGCGCGCTGCCGAAGGCGCTCGCGCGCATCCGCGAGCTGTCGGAAAAATATCAGCTCGGCTGCGCCAACGTCTTCCATGCCGGCGACGGCAATCTGCATCCGCTGATCCTCTACGACGCCAACAAGCCCGGCGAGATGGAGCGCGCCGAAGCCTTCGGCGCCGACATCCTGCGCTGCTGCGTCGAGCTCGGCGGCGTCCTCACCGGCGAGCACGGTGTCGGCATCGAGAAGCGCGACCTGATGCCCGACATGTTCACCGAGATCGACCTCAACCAGCAGCAGCGCGTGAAATGCGCGTTCGATCATTTGGGCCTGCTGAATCCGGGCAAGGTGTTTCCGACCCTGCACCGCTGCGCCGAGCTCGGACGGATGCACGTGCACGCCGGCAAGCTGGCGTTTCCGGATCTGCCGCGGTTCTGA
- the cycA gene encoding cytochrome c-550 CycA: MKKLTLSAFVIFATSSLATAALAQDAAAGKTSFNKCLPCHAIGEGAKNKVGPELNGLDGRKSGTVPDYNYSEANKNSGITWNEAVFKEYIKDPKAKIPGTKMTFAGIKNETEVNNLWAYVSSFDKDGKQKQ; this comes from the coding sequence ATGAAGAAACTGACTTTGAGCGCGTTCGTCATTTTCGCCACGTCGTCGCTGGCCACTGCCGCGCTGGCGCAGGACGCGGCCGCCGGCAAGACGTCCTTCAACAAGTGCCTGCCCTGCCATGCGATCGGCGAGGGTGCGAAGAACAAGGTGGGCCCGGAGCTGAACGGCCTCGACGGCCGCAAGTCGGGCACCGTGCCGGACTACAATTATTCCGAAGCCAACAAGAACTCGGGCATCACCTGGAACGAGGCCGTGTTCAAGGAATACATCAAGGATCCGAAGGCCAAGATCCCAGGCACCAAGATGACCTTCGCCGGCATCAAGAACGAGACCGAGGTCAACAACCTCTGGGCCTATGTCTCGTCGTTCGACAAGGACGGCAAGCAGAAGCAGTAA
- a CDS encoding alpha/beta fold hydrolase: MISMFLVGILAVLALITRAGVALVERRYPAQGQVIDVNGARINLVDIGPRDVRTPPLLLLHGASSNLEAMRKPLGDMLAQRHRVLLVDRPGHGWSPRMREEDSTPAAQARMLNEALGRLDVGPVILVVHSWSGALGLRMALDFPERVAGLVMLAPVAYPWRGGVGQYNAAVTTPVIGPLLAHTITLPLGLALMGPGARGVFAPQPLPDDFVDQSATPLLLRPREFLANARDLVTLKQAVIEQAPRYGEIKAPVTILAGDADKTVYTDIHARRLAEVLPQTRLIVVPDLGHMVQNAVPELVADEVDRMAGALTATEAAAP; the protein is encoded by the coding sequence ATGATTTCAATGTTCTTAGTGGGCATTCTGGCAGTGCTCGCGCTCATCACCCGTGCCGGCGTCGCCCTCGTCGAGCGCCGGTACCCGGCGCAGGGGCAGGTCATCGATGTCAACGGCGCCCGCATCAATCTTGTGGATATCGGGCCGCGCGACGTCCGGACGCCGCCTTTGTTGCTGCTTCACGGCGCCAGCTCGAACCTCGAGGCGATGCGCAAGCCGCTCGGCGACATGCTCGCGCAGCGGCATCGGGTGCTGCTGGTCGACCGTCCCGGCCATGGCTGGAGTCCGCGCATGCGCGAGGAGGACTCCACGCCGGCCGCGCAGGCGCGGATGCTGAACGAGGCGCTCGGCCGGCTCGATGTCGGGCCGGTGATCCTGGTGGTGCACTCCTGGAGCGGCGCTCTCGGCCTGCGCATGGCGCTGGATTTCCCGGAGCGGGTCGCCGGTCTCGTGATGCTGGCGCCGGTGGCCTATCCCTGGCGCGGCGGGGTCGGGCAATACAACGCGGCCGTCACGACGCCGGTCATCGGCCCGCTGCTGGCCCACACCATCACTCTGCCGCTCGGGCTTGCGCTGATGGGGCCGGGCGCCCGCGGCGTGTTTGCGCCGCAGCCGTTGCCGGATGATTTCGTCGACCAGAGCGCGACGCCGCTGCTGCTGCGCCCGCGCGAGTTCCTGGCCAATGCGCGCGACCTCGTCACCCTCAAGCAGGCGGTGATCGAGCAGGCGCCGCGCTATGGCGAGATCAAGGCGCCGGTCACGATCCTGGCCGGCGATGCCGACAAGACAGTCTACACCGACATCCATGCGCGGCGGCTGGCGGAGGTGTTGCCGCAGACCCGCCTGATCGTCGTGCCCGACCTCGGCCACATGGTCCAGAATGCGGTGCCGGAGCTCGTCGCCGACGAGGTCGACCGGATGGCCGGCGCGCTCACCGCGACCGAGGCTGCCGCGCCTTGA
- a CDS encoding tetratricopeptide repeat protein, giving the protein MVKRSLRALLLATLVSSVPVLSAPHLAFAQGEPRSAVKPKPPEAPPKLPKVGADKTKGLDFLFGALKAAPDEISAKHVEARIWAIWLQTPSDTVALLMARSKAAMDAKQNEVALKLLDSVIKLRPDYVEAWNRRATIYYLQNDYGRSLSDIQQVLVREPRHFGALAGLGMIMQDLGEEKRALDAFRKALDVNPHLEKVPELVKTLTEKVEGRDI; this is encoded by the coding sequence ATGGTCAAGCGATCCTTGCGGGCGCTCCTGCTCGCCACCCTTGTGTCCTCGGTTCCGGTTCTTTCGGCTCCGCACCTTGCCTTCGCGCAGGGTGAACCTCGATCGGCCGTCAAGCCCAAGCCTCCCGAGGCGCCCCCGAAGCTGCCCAAGGTCGGTGCCGACAAGACCAAGGGCCTCGATTTCCTGTTCGGCGCCTTGAAGGCGGCCCCCGACGAGATCAGCGCCAAGCACGTCGAGGCTCGGATCTGGGCGATCTGGCTGCAGACCCCCAGCGACACCGTCGCGCTGCTGATGGCGCGGTCCAAGGCCGCGATGGACGCGAAGCAGAACGAGGTCGCGCTCAAGCTGCTGGATTCGGTGATCAAGCTGCGGCCCGACTATGTCGAGGCCTGGAACCGCCGGGCCACCATATATTACCTCCAGAACGACTATGGCCGTTCGCTCTCGGACATCCAGCAGGTGCTGGTCAGGGAGCCGCGGCACTTCGGCGCGCTCGCCGGCCTCGGCATGATCATGCAGGACCTCGGCGAGGAAAAACGGGCGCTTGATGCCTTCCGCAAGGCGCTCGACGTCAATCCGCACCTCGAGAAGGTGCCGGAGCTGGTCAAAACCCTGACCGAGAAGGTCGAGGGCCGCGACATCTAG
- the ykgO gene encoding type B 50S ribosomal protein L36, giving the protein MKVRNSLKSLRGRHRANRLVRRKGRVYVINKVQRRFKARQG; this is encoded by the coding sequence ATGAAGGTCCGTAACTCGCTGAAGTCGCTGCGTGGCCGCCACCGTGCCAACCGTCTGGTCCGCCGCAAGGGCCGCGTCTATGTGATCAACAAGGTCCAGCGCCGCTTCAAGGCGCGCCAGGGCTGA
- a CDS encoding 4-hydroxyphenyl-beta-ketoacyl-CoA hydrolase: MPKLALPKIDDVVAIDIHTHAEEPCGMHADDGYDDFQAQMAEYFKSPHKHPPTVPETAAYYRSKNIAAVIFPVDAERETGFRRYNNYEMLEVASDHLDVLIPFVSIDPHKGKLGVREARKLIEEYGVRGFKFHPTMQGFYANDRLAYPLYEAINEGGAIALFHTGQTGVGSGMPGGMGMRLKYSNPMYMDDVAADFPDLKIILAHPSFPWQEEALSVATHKPNVYIDLSGWSPKYFPPILVRYINSILQDKMLFGSDWPVITPDRWLADFAKLEIREEIRPKVLKANARKLLGI; encoded by the coding sequence ATGCCCAAGCTCGCTCTGCCCAAGATCGACGACGTCGTCGCCATCGACATCCACACCCATGCCGAGGAGCCCTGCGGCATGCATGCGGATGACGGCTACGACGATTTCCAGGCCCAGATGGCCGAGTACTTCAAGTCGCCGCACAAGCATCCGCCGACCGTGCCGGAAACCGCGGCCTATTACCGCTCCAAGAACATCGCGGCCGTGATCTTCCCGGTCGATGCCGAGCGCGAGACCGGCTTCCGCCGCTACAACAATTACGAGATGCTCGAGGTCGCCTCCGACCATCTCGATGTGCTGATCCCGTTCGTCTCCATCGACCCGCACAAGGGCAAGCTCGGCGTGCGCGAGGCGCGCAAGCTGATCGAGGAGTATGGCGTCCGCGGCTTCAAGTTTCATCCGACGATGCAGGGCTTCTACGCCAACGACCGTCTCGCCTATCCGCTCTACGAGGCGATCAATGAGGGCGGCGCGATCGCGCTGTTCCACACCGGACAGACCGGCGTCGGCTCGGGCATGCCGGGCGGCATGGGGATGCGGCTGAAATATTCGAACCCTATGTACATGGACGACGTCGCGGCCGATTTCCCCGACCTCAAGATCATCCTCGCCCACCCCTCCTTCCCCTGGCAGGAGGAGGCGCTGTCGGTCGCGACCCACAAGCCGAACGTCTACATCGACCTGTCGGGCTGGTCGCCGAAGTACTTCCCGCCAATCCTGGTGCGCTACATCAACTCGATCCTGCAGGACAAGATGCTGTTCGGCTCCGACTGGCCCGTCATCACGCCGGACCGCTGGCTGGCCGATTTCGCCAAGCTGGAGATCCGCGAGGAGATCCGGCCGAAGGTGCTGAAGGCCAACGCCCGCAAGCTGCTCGGGATCTGA
- a CDS encoding YbaK/EbsC family protein, translated as MSLESVRAFFAEKAPNIEVLVSAHSSATVALAAEAYGVEPARIAKTLSLRVGDRVILIVAAGHARMDNKKVKALFGGKPKMLGLDEVADITGHEVGGVCPFGLKSPLPVYCDLSLKAFDIVVPAAGSTHSAVKITPERMAELTSAEWVDVCEVQA; from the coding sequence ATGAGCCTCGAATCCGTCCGCGCGTTCTTCGCCGAAAAGGCCCCCAACATCGAGGTGCTCGTCTCCGCCCATAGTTCGGCCACCGTCGCGCTCGCGGCTGAGGCCTATGGCGTCGAGCCCGCACGCATCGCCAAGACACTCTCGCTGCGTGTCGGCGACCGCGTCATCCTGATCGTCGCGGCGGGCCATGCGCGGATGGACAACAAGAAGGTCAAGGCACTGTTCGGCGGCAAGCCGAAGATGCTCGGCCTCGACGAGGTCGCCGACATCACCGGCCACGAGGTCGGCGGGGTCTGCCCGTTCGGGCTGAAGTCGCCGCTGCCGGTGTATTGCGATCTCTCGCTGAAGGCATTCGACATCGTGGTGCCAGCGGCAGGCTCCACCCACAGCGCGGTGAAGATCACGCCGGAGCGGATGGCCGAGCTGACATCGGCCGAATGGGTCGACGTCTGCGAGGTGCAGGCCTGA
- a CDS encoding LysR family transcriptional regulator, which yields MARLPDFEAMAIFAKVVELRSFAGAAQELSLSKASVSKAVSRLEERLGTRLFNRTSRRLALTDAGQRLSERAAQLLADGEAAETEALAQSLTPRGLVRFAVPMTFGVKKIAPLLPAFLEQYPEVSIDLHMSDATVDLIGEGFDLALRIARLPDSSLVARRLCPMPRYTVAAPSYLKRHGRPTHPMHLAEHKCFGYAYLSTAGVWHYTNAAGEPASVRPAGQLRVNNGEALLPAVLAGLGIADLPDFIVGDAIASGEVEVVLEGWSQPEGAMHLVMPPGGPRPARVEVLSEFLVKELAKAKKR from the coding sequence ATGGCGCGACTTCCGGATTTCGAGGCGATGGCGATCTTCGCCAAGGTCGTCGAGCTGCGCTCGTTTGCCGGAGCTGCGCAGGAGCTGAGCCTCTCCAAAGCCTCGGTCTCGAAGGCGGTCAGCCGGCTCGAGGAGCGCCTGGGCACGCGGCTGTTCAACCGGACGTCGCGGCGGCTGGCGCTGACCGATGCCGGCCAGCGCCTCTCCGAGCGTGCGGCACAGCTGCTCGCCGATGGCGAGGCCGCGGAGACCGAGGCGCTGGCGCAGTCATTGACGCCGCGGGGCCTGGTGCGCTTCGCGGTGCCGATGACCTTCGGCGTCAAGAAGATCGCTCCGCTGCTGCCGGCCTTCCTGGAGCAGTACCCCGAGGTCTCGATCGACCTGCATATGAGTGATGCCACCGTCGACCTGATCGGCGAGGGTTTCGACCTCGCTTTGCGTATCGCGCGCCTGCCGGATTCCTCGCTCGTCGCGCGCCGGCTCTGTCCGATGCCGCGCTACACGGTGGCTGCGCCATCCTACCTGAAGCGCCACGGGCGGCCGACGCATCCGATGCATCTCGCCGAGCACAAATGCTTCGGCTACGCCTATCTCTCGACGGCCGGCGTCTGGCACTACACCAATGCCGCGGGCGAGCCGGCGAGCGTGCGCCCCGCCGGACAGCTGCGCGTCAACAATGGCGAGGCGCTGTTGCCGGCGGTGCTGGCGGGGCTCGGGATCGCCGATCTGCCGGACTTCATCGTCGGTGATGCCATCGCGTCGGGCGAGGTCGAGGTTGTGCTGGAGGGCTGGAGCCAGCCGGAGGGCGCGATGCATCTGGTGATGCCGCCCGGCGGCCCGCGGCCGGCGCGGGTCGAGGTGCTCTCGGAGTTCCTGGTCAAAGAGCTCGCAAAAGCAAAGAAGCGGTGA
- a CDS encoding pirin family protein, with protein MIELKPFAALGGADHGWLKARHHFSFASYYDPSNMGHGALRVWNDDEIAPNTGFPAHPHRNMEIITYVREGAITHQDSLGNKGRTEAGDVQVMSAGSGIRHSEYNLEPTTTRIFQIWIEPTTDGGQPTWGAKPFPKSDRSGKLVTLASGFADDADALPIRAKARVLGTTLRAGETAEYSADKARHIYLVPAAGSVEVNGVRVNARDGAAIRDEATLKITALEDSELVLVDAA; from the coding sequence ATGATCGAACTCAAGCCCTTTGCGGCGCTGGGCGGCGCCGACCACGGCTGGCTGAAGGCCAGGCACCACTTCTCTTTCGCGAGCTATTACGACCCCAGCAACATGGGCCATGGCGCGCTGCGCGTCTGGAACGACGACGAGATCGCGCCGAACACCGGCTTCCCGGCGCATCCCCATCGCAACATGGAAATCATCACCTATGTCCGTGAAGGCGCGATCACGCACCAGGACAGCCTCGGCAACAAGGGCCGCACCGAAGCCGGCGACGTTCAGGTGATGAGCGCAGGCAGCGGCATCCGCCACTCCGAATACAATCTCGAGCCGACCACGACGCGAATTTTCCAGATCTGGATCGAGCCGACCACCGATGGCGGCCAGCCCACCTGGGGCGCCAAGCCGTTCCCGAAGTCCGACCGCTCCGGCAAGCTGGTCACGCTCGCCTCGGGATTCGCTGATGACGCCGATGCGCTGCCGATCCGCGCCAAGGCGCGCGTGCTCGGCACCACGCTGAGGGCCGGCGAAACCGCCGAATACAGTGCCGACAAAGCGCGGCATATCTATCTCGTGCCCGCCGCCGGCAGCGTCGAAGTCAACGGCGTCCGAGTCAACGCCCGGGACGGCGCCGCCATCCGCGACGAGGCCACGCTCAAGATCACCGCGCTCGAGGATTCCGAGCTGGTGCTGGTGGACGCCGCTTAA
- the wrbA gene encoding NAD(P)H:quinone oxidoreductase produces MTKVLVLYYSAYGHIEAMANAVAEGAREAGATVDIKRVPELVPDDVAKASYYKLDQAAPIAKIEELADYDAIIVGTGTRFGRMASQMANFLDQAGGLWAKGALNGKVGGAFTSTATQHGGQETTLFTIITNLLHFGMTIVGLNYGFAGQMKLDEVTGGSPYGATTITGGDGSRQPSENELAGARYQGRVIAETAKKLHG; encoded by the coding sequence ATGACCAAGGTTCTCGTCCTCTACTACTCCGCCTATGGCCACATCGAAGCGATGGCCAATGCCGTCGCCGAAGGCGCCCGCGAGGCCGGCGCCACCGTCGACATCAAGCGCGTGCCGGAGCTCGTGCCGGACGACGTCGCCAAGGCCTCGTACTACAAGCTGGACCAGGCCGCGCCGATCGCCAAGATCGAGGAGCTCGCCGACTACGACGCGATCATCGTTGGCACCGGCACACGCTTCGGCCGCATGGCCTCGCAGATGGCCAATTTCCTCGACCAGGCCGGCGGCCTCTGGGCCAAGGGTGCGCTGAACGGCAAGGTCGGCGGTGCCTTCACTTCGACCGCGACCCAGCATGGCGGCCAGGAGACCACGCTGTTCACGATCATCACCAACCTGCTGCACTTCGGCATGACCATCGTCGGCCTCAACTACGGCTTTGCCGGCCAGATGAAGCTCGACGAGGTCACCGGCGGCTCGCCTTACGGCGCGACCACGATCACCGGCGGCGATGGCAGCCGGCAGCCGAGCGAGAACGAACTGGCGGGGGCGCGCTATCAGGGGCGCGTGATCGCCGAAACCGCAAAGAAGCTGCATGGCTGA
- a CDS encoding DUF1080 domain-containing protein has translation MRKCWGVLAAGVVMTGAALTMIRAASADDGWVTLVDGDKKVEFTEVGKANWEAKDGALMADKLDGKDPSYLVTKTSYKDFQIKAEFWVDDAANSGIFIRCDQADKIDSNICYEVNIFDKRPDPKYGTGAIVDVSKVDPMPKAGGKWNTYEITAKGTRLTVIFNGEKTADVDDSKHAAGPIALQYGSGIVKFKKVQIKPL, from the coding sequence ATGCGTAAATGCTGGGGCGTGCTCGCGGCTGGTGTGGTGATGACGGGCGCTGCGTTGACGATGATCCGGGCGGCATCGGCCGATGACGGCTGGGTCACTCTGGTCGACGGCGACAAGAAGGTGGAGTTCACCGAGGTCGGGAAGGCCAATTGGGAGGCCAAGGACGGCGCGCTGATGGCCGACAAGCTCGATGGCAAGGATCCGTCCTATCTGGTGACCAAGACCAGCTACAAGGATTTCCAGATCAAGGCCGAGTTCTGGGTCGACGATGCCGCCAACAGCGGCATCTTCATCCGTTGCGACCAGGCGGACAAGATCGACTCCAACATCTGCTACGAGGTCAACATCTTCGACAAGCGGCCCGACCCGAAATACGGCACCGGCGCGATCGTGGACGTCTCGAAGGTCGATCCGATGCCGAAGGCCGGCGGCAAGTGGAATACATATGAGATCACCGCCAAGGGCACACGGCTGACCGTGATCTTCAACGGCGAGAAGACCGCCGATGTCGATGACAGCAAGCACGCGGCAGGTCCCATCGCCCTGCAATACGGCTCCGGCATCGTGAAGTTCAAGAAGGTGCAGATCAAGCCGCTGTAG
- a CDS encoding D-amino-acid transaminase codes for MDPIAYVNGTFVPLSEAKVSVLDRGFLFADGIYEVAAVLDGKLVDSESHLARLERSVGEIGLALPESLSRIEELQKELVARNQLDQGMVYLQVTRGADKGRDFPFPKGDVKPTLVMFVTAKNIVDAPSAKTGIGVITVPDIRWARRDIKSVALLAQVLAKQAAAAAGASEAWMVEDGHVTEGGSSSTFILTQDDVIVTRPNSNAILPGCTRKAVVKLAEERQLKVEERLFTVEEALAAKEAFITSASSFVQPVVTIDGKPVGDGKVGPVATRLREIYVDFARATAV; via the coding sequence TTGGACCCGATCGCTTACGTCAACGGCACCTTTGTGCCGCTCTCCGAGGCCAAGGTCTCGGTGCTCGATCGCGGCTTCCTGTTCGCCGACGGCATCTATGAAGTCGCCGCCGTGCTCGACGGCAAGCTGGTCGACAGCGAGTCCCATCTCGCCCGCCTGGAACGCTCCGTCGGCGAGATCGGCCTCGCGCTGCCGGAGAGTCTGTCGCGCATCGAGGAACTGCAAAAAGAGCTGGTCGCGCGCAACCAACTCGACCAGGGCATGGTCTACCTCCAGGTCACCCGCGGCGCCGACAAGGGCCGCGACTTCCCGTTCCCCAAGGGTGACGTCAAGCCGACCCTGGTGATGTTCGTCACGGCGAAGAACATCGTCGATGCGCCCTCGGCCAAGACCGGCATCGGCGTCATTACCGTCCCCGACATCCGCTGGGCACGCCGCGACATCAAGAGCGTCGCGCTGCTCGCACAGGTGCTGGCGAAGCAGGCGGCGGCAGCCGCCGGCGCCAGCGAGGCCTGGATGGTGGAGGACGGCCATGTCACCGAGGGCGGCTCGTCGTCGACCTTCATCCTGACCCAGGACGATGTCATCGTCACCCGGCCGAACTCGAACGCCATCCTGCCGGGCTGCACCCGCAAGGCGGTTGTCAAGCTCGCCGAGGAGCGCCAGCTCAAGGTCGAGGAGCGGCTGTTCACGGTCGAAGAGGCGCTCGCCGCCAAGGAAGCCTTCATCACCAGCGCCAGCTCGTTCGTGCAGCCGGTGGTCACGATCGACGGCAAGCCGGTCGGCGACGGCAAGGTGGGGCCGGTGGCGACGCGGCTGCGCGAGATCTATGTCGATTTTGCGCGTGCCACGGCGGTGTAG
- a CDS encoding amino acid ABC transporter ATP-binding protein — translation MIEISHVNKWYSPTFQVLKDCTTSVAKGEVVVVCGPSGSGKSTLIKCVNALEPFQDGTITIDGLKVNDPKTNLPKLRSRVGMVFQHFELFPHLTIIENLCLAQQKVLGRGREEAIAKGRKLLERVGLKEQAEKFPAQLSGGQQQRVAIARALAMDPIAMLFDEPTSALDPEMISEVLDVMVDLAREGMTMMVVTHEMGFARKVAHRVIFMDRGEIVEDAKKEDFFGQPRSERAQQFLSKILSH, via the coding sequence ATGATCGAAATCAGCCACGTCAACAAATGGTACAGCCCGACCTTCCAGGTGCTGAAGGACTGCACCACGTCCGTCGCCAAGGGCGAGGTCGTGGTGGTCTGCGGCCCCTCGGGCTCGGGCAAGTCGACCCTGATCAAATGCGTCAACGCGCTGGAGCCGTTCCAGGACGGCACGATCACGATCGACGGCCTCAAGGTCAATGATCCCAAGACCAACCTGCCGAAGCTGCGCTCGCGCGTCGGCATGGTATTCCAGCACTTCGAGCTGTTTCCGCATTTGACGATCATCGAGAATCTCTGCCTCGCCCAGCAGAAGGTGCTGGGGCGCGGCCGCGAGGAAGCGATCGCCAAGGGCCGGAAGCTTCTCGAGCGCGTCGGGCTGAAGGAGCAGGCGGAGAAGTTTCCGGCGCAGCTGTCCGGCGGCCAGCAGCAGCGCGTCGCCATTGCACGCGCGCTCGCGATGGACCCGATCGCGATGCTGTTCGACGAGCCGACCTCGGCGCTCGACCCGGAGATGATCAGCGAGGTGCTCGACGTCATGGTCGACCTCGCTCGCGAGGGCATGACCATGATGGTCGTCACCCACGAGATGGGTTTTGCCAGGAAAGTCGCCCACCGCGTCATCTTCATGGACCGCGGCGAGATCGTCGAGGACGCCAAGAAGGAAGACTTCTTCGGCCAACCCCGCAGCGAGCGCGCGCAGCAGTTCTTGTCGAAGATCCTGTCGCACTGA
- a CDS encoding amino acid ABC transporter permease yields MLANFDFDVIRRSLSYLFIDGMTFTLTLTALSAFGGLVFGTLIAMMRLSGYRVMGWIAGLYVDFMRSLPLVLVIFWFYFLVPYIGQWITGSSRPIKVGAFASSLITFIMFEAAYFSEIMRAGIQSISRGQPAAASALGLTYAQTMRYVVLPQAFRNMLPVLLTQTIVLFQDTSLVYVLSIPDFLGAASKVAQRDGRLVEMYLFAALVYFTISCIASYGVRRLQSRIAIIR; encoded by the coding sequence ATGCTGGCCAATTTCGACTTCGACGTCATCCGCCGCTCGCTGAGCTACCTGTTCATCGACGGCATGACTTTCACGCTGACGCTGACCGCGCTGTCGGCGTTCGGCGGTCTCGTGTTCGGCACCTTGATCGCGATGATGCGGCTGTCGGGCTATCGCGTGATGGGCTGGATCGCCGGGCTCTATGTCGACTTCATGCGCTCGCTGCCGCTGGTGCTGGTGATCTTCTGGTTCTACTTCCTGGTCCCCTATATCGGGCAGTGGATCACCGGCTCGTCCAGGCCGATCAAGGTCGGCGCCTTCGCCTCGTCCTTGATCACCTTCATCATGTTCGAGGCGGCGTATTTCTCCGAGATCATGCGGGCCGGCATCCAGTCGATCTCGCGGGGACAGCCGGCCGCGGCCTCGGCGCTCGGCCTCACTTACGCGCAGACCATGCGCTACGTCGTGCTGCCGCAAGCGTTCCGCAACATGCTGCCGGTGCTGCTGACCCAGACAATCGTGCTGTTCCAGGACACCTCGCTGGTCTACGTGCTCTCGATCCCGGACTTCCTCGGCGCGGCGTCGAAGGTGGCGCAGCGCGACGGCCGGCTGGTCGAGATGTACCTGTTCGCCGCATTGGTCTACTTCACCATCTCCTGCATCGCGTCCTACGGCGTCCGCCGCCTGCAGTCGCGCATCGCCATCATCAGGTAG